The genome window CGGTAACGCTTTCGTTTCTTCTGCAAACCATGCACAATCTTGCCGACGCTTTCTGGCTTGGAAAACTCGGGAAGACCGCTCTGGTGGCTCCGACCATTACAATGAATATCTTCTTTATCGCCCTTTCCCTGGCGATGGGGCTTGGCATGGGGGGCAGTACACTCGTCGCGCAGTACAAGGGCGCCGGCAGGCTGGCCGAGATGCGGCGCGCCGGAGGGCAGTCCCTGGTTCTTCTTGTTATCGCGGGCATTCTACTTTCTGTCCTTATATTTTCGATCGCCGCGCCTATTCTAAGACTCCTTCAAACACCTTCTGATGCCTTCCAGCAAACATTGGATTATATGCGCTTGATACTCGTGGGCATTCCTTTTATGTTTATCTATTTTGTCTATCAAGGAATCTCAGCCGGTATCGGCGATACGATCAGCCCCCTTCGCGTCAATGCGACGACTGTTTTGCTCAATGTCGTTCTGGATCCATTTCTCATCTTTGGTATCGGGCCATTCCCACAGATGGGCGTTGTCGGAGCCGCCTTGGCTACTTGTCTCGCCCAAGCCGTTGCCGCCGGCCTCTGTCTTCACAGGCTTTTCCGCGGGCGACAGGGTTTTCACCTCCGTCGCAGCGATCTTCGTTGGAATCGAACCATGACCGGCCGTATTCTCAAGATCGGCGTCCCCGTCTCGCTGGGACAGGTCGGAAGCGCGCTCGGCTTCACCCTGCTGCTCGGCATTGTCAATACGTTTGGTTCCGCCGTGACCGCCGCCTTTGGAATCGGTCATAGAATCATCCATGTCGCTTTGGCGCCCGCCATCGGCCTATCTCAATCCTGTGCAACCTCTGTTGGACAGAACCTCGGCGCCAACCAGGTCCGGCGCGCCACCCGCTCTGTTTATACAAGCGCTCTTATGCTCGGTGTTGTTCTTCTGCCGGCCACCTCGCTGACATTTTTCTTCGGTGACTTTATCTCGCGGTTGTTTGTTTCGGACCCGGAAGTTGTTCAATACGGCCGCGACCTGTTCCGTATCACCTCGTTTTCTGTCTTTGTCTTTGGATTTATTACGATTCTGATGGGGGCTTTTCGCGGCGCCGGCCATACTGTCCCGTTTATGATTCTGAATATGGGCCGCCTTTGGCTCGTAAGAGTTCCCGGCGCCTATCTCCTTGCGAAAGTACTTCAGTTGGGGCCCCTCGGTCTCTGGTGGGCCATGTTTTTGTCTAACATGCTGACCGCCATCGCCGGAACAATTTGGTTTTCTTTGGGCACATGGAAAAAAGCGGTTATTGATAGCAGGCCCGCGGACGATCTCTCAGAAAACCCACTTGATGATGACACCAAAAGTGAGGTGGATGCGCGCGGATAAAAAAGAGGAAAAATGAAAAAACCCCACACCCCTCATGACACCATCGTCACCAAGGAATCATACCGCCGACATCCGCGAGAACACGAGCAACCGCTGTTCGGCCCCGGGACACACCCGGCCGGTGCTTGGACTGGAAAGAGACGGGCGCTTGTTTAGCCTAACTAACGGCTATTCATCATCGTCGAAGCCATGTCCGCGGCTTCTCATCCGATTTCGCGACCTCTCTTTTTCGCGGCGCTCCCTTTTCCAAGACGCCTTTTGACGAGCCCGGAACCTCTCCAGTGCTTCCTCTTCATCCTCGTCTTCATCTTCTAGGAGATCGTCCAGGTCGTCCTCGTCACGCCAATCCTCTGGCTGAGGATCGCGTTCTGTCTTCATCTCTTCACCCATTTGTATCTCTGTACTTGTCTCAGGTTAATCCCGCAATTTTCAATCTGGATGCACTAACGGCACCTCGCCATAATTATCGGATGTTTTGGGGATTCTTGACAAGACTTTGTCTATAAAATTTCTTTAAGAATCTGCCCCCTCTCTTCTATGCGGCGGCGGACACCCCCCGCCCATAGAGGAAAAGACGCATTTGCCATTCCCATATGTGTATTCTATTATAAGTATTTTTAATATTGGATCGGGAATCAGAGCCTGCTAACCGAAGGTTTTATAGGGGGTCTCCGGCTGAATATCAGCGGGTGTTCATCGCCTTCTATTACAGAGATAGGCAAGAAAAGGCGCCCCAAAAATCGCCGTCAGCGCGCCGATCGGAAGCTCGGTCGGCGCCCAGAGTGTCCTTGCGGCGAGATCCGCCGTGAGAAGCAATATCGCCCCAAAAATGAAAGAGAGCGGCAAGACGCGGCGATGATCTGATCCGACAACAAAGCGCGCGACATGCGGCATCATGAGACCGAGGAACCCGATGATTCCGGCGACAGCAACAGCCGATGTCGCAAGGAGCGTTGCACAAATCAGAACTATATTCCTGGAGCGCTTCACGGAAACCCCGAGAGAATGGGCAATTTCATCCCCCCACGCCAGCGCATTTAAATCCCGCGCCAGCAAGAAGGCCGGTATCGACCCGGCGAGGAAAAATGGCAGCACCCAGCTCACATGCAGCCACCGCGCCGATGACAGGGATCCGAGCAACCAGAAAAGAATCGATTGCAGAGATTCTTGGCTGGTTATCATCATAAGGCTTGCGGCCGCTGACAAGACCGACCCGACGGCTATCCCGGTCAATAGTAAACTCTCGACACGGGCGGCGCCCGTTCGATTGTTTAACAAGCCCACAAGCATGACCACAGCCAATCCGCCGACAAAGGCGCAAAGGGGAACCGCTGAGATTCCGGCAAATGAAATGTTCAACCCAAAAACAATCGCCGCGACGGCGCCGAATGCGGCGCCCGAAGAAACACCGACAACAAAGGGGCCGGCCAAGGCGTTGCGGAAATAGGCTTGCATCAATGCTCCGGCCAGCGACAATGCCCCGCCGACAAGGATCGCCAAAATTATTCTTGGGAGGCGGATATCCCAAATGATCGAAATCTCAGGACCGCTGGGTGTCCCATTCGAAAGGGGTCGCAGGAGCGGCACCTTCCACAATATGACACGGAGAGCGCCGTCAAGCCCCAGCGAGGTGCTGCCGACCCCGAGAGAGAGGGTCGCCAGAAGAAGAAGGAGAGCGCAGGCGGTTAGAAAACCGGCGTTAAACCGCCGCCGATTGAGTTTTTCATCCTGACTCTGCGCTTCGCTCATTTGTGATCTCTTCAGAACCATTGCCGTGTTCTACCCGGATTAATCTTTTGCCTCACCTGCTAATGCCCGCCGTTCGGATTCGTTTTGTCGCGCGAAAATTCAGCTGGATGAAAACATCGTGCGGCATTCTCGGCCGCGAGAACAATCCGCGGACCGGGTCTCATCAGAACATTCTCTTCAATCAAACAGACTTGCTGTATCATCCCCAGCTCCGTATCTTTCCAGCCCGGGCTCTCGGCGAGCAGGTGCATGATCCGCCGGCGCTCGGCATCTTTCTGTCCCGCGGGATAGACTCCGAGAAGGATCTGCGGGTTTTGGGCGATGACGCTTTCTAATGTATAAATACACCATGGTGTCGGCGCATCATCGGCAATATTCGCACCCCCGGCGATTCGAATAATATCGTCTATGGTTGATCCAGGACCCGCCGTCCAGAGAGGCGGCTCGATCGACCCATAATAGACCCGAGGTTTTTTTTCTTGAGGCAGGGCGCCGAATCGTTTTTCGAGAACCGCCAGCCGTGCCTTGAGATCCGCGGCAAGAGCGTCCGCCTCGCCGGCCCGTCCGGCGGCATAGCCCACTCTTTTCATGGCCTCAACAAGATCCTGAAGGGGTCCATTGGGATCCATCGCATAAAGCGGGATATTGAGCTGGCGCAGGGATTCAATAAAGGTTCTTGGATTGCCTCGCGTGACAAAAACCAAATCCGGCTCAGCGCTCAGAATCGCCTCGAGGCTGGGGTCGACGATGCCGCCCACATTATATATTGTCAGCGCCTCCGGGGGTTCGTCACAAAATCTCGTTACCCCGACAATCTTCTGATCTCCTGGGAGGGGGCCCAAGGACGAGCCGCTGCGGGAACTCGAGCCGGCCGTCTCGCCGCTCACGCCCAAGGCAAAGAGCAGCTCCGTGATATTTGGAGACAGGCTGACGATTCGTTGCGGCCGCGTTTCCCACCTTAGGGTGTCGCCGAGATCGTCGACGAATGTTTTTATTTTGCCCGTGGCTGCCTGCCCGGCCTCGTCCGGGTTCTCCCCGGCACGCGCGGTGTTAATCGTGTTTGGCCATAGAATGGCAAGCATCAGCAGGAACAAGCATTGAACGGCCGCTCTAGCGATCATCCGCCTCATCCGCCTTATACTTTTCAATCCTGGGCGCAATCCATGATCCGAACAGGTGTCCTTCCGGCGATTGTTCAACCCGCATCCTCAATCCAAAAACCGTCTCAATAAGATCCTCGCTCATGAGCGCCGCGGGAGTTCCTTGAGCCGCTGTCCGCCCTCCCTTTAACACCAGCAGTCCATGGCAGTAGGCCGATTGAAGGTTGATTTGATGATCGGCCAAGATGATTCCCAATCCCTCGTTCTCCGCCAGGCGGCGTAGGCGCTCATATGTCTCTTGTTGATAGCGGATATCCAGATTCGAAACCGGCTCATCCAAGAGCAATAATGGAGCGCCCTGGGCCAGCGCCCGGGCCAGTAAGACCCGCTGCCGCTCACCTCCCGACAAGGTCTCGATCTCTCTATGTTCGAGAGACTCCAGCGAACAGTACTCGATGGCCCAATTGATCTTTTCGTTATCTTCCCCGCGTACCCGCCCAAGAGTGCCGAGGTGGGGATATCGTCCCAGGGCGACAACGTCGCGGACGGTGGCCTGAAATGGAGTCTGCGCGGCCTGAGGAACATAGGCCATTGTCCGCCCCCTCTCGCGGGCGGAATAATCCTTCAGGCTTCTGCCATTGATCTGAATTGTCCCCGCCTCGGCCGGAAGGAGCCCCGCTATTACCTTTAGCAGGGTACTCTTACCCGATCCATTCGGCCCCAGGAGACCCAAAATTTGCCCGCTGAAGACGGACAAGGAGGGCACACGAAGCTGAAATCCGCCAGGATAGCCCGTCTCAAGCCCGCTCAGGTCCAATAATGGGTATCTGTCATCATTTAAATACACTATGGCGACCTATTTCTCCAAGACCCTCGCCGCACAATGGATATATTATGATGTGATTCAACGAGTTACAATGACTTCACTTGCACCGCGCCCCGTTTCTGTGGTACAATGTATACAGAAGATGACACCTATAAGAGTACATCACCGCGGGGGTAACAGGGTGACAAGAGATTCAAACTTCCCCGGGCCCAAATTGATTCCCGTGCCGTCCTCGAATCACCGACCCGGCATCCCGCGCCCTCGGAGGCTTTTCAGAGATCGGCGGCGCCATCCGACTCCTATTCTCTCCCGCTTCACCTTTCGCGGCCGCCGGCGTGGCGCCCGCCGGGATGGAGAGGTTGTCGGGCTCTATATTGATCGCCTGTCACCGGGGATCGTTTGGCCGCTCCTTCTCATCTTTGTCTTTCATTGCATCGATGCGGTTTTAACACTGGCTCACATACAGAGAGGTGGGGTCGAGTTGAATCCCTTTATGGCCTTGCTCATCGATGCAGCGCCCGCCGCCTTCATTTCCGTTAAGCTCGGCCTTTCAACTTTTGGGTTACTCTTTCTCGGCCTGCATCAGAATTTCCCCCACGTCCGAAAGGGGATCGCTGCGCTTTTTGCGATCTTCCTCTGCGTCGTTCTATATCATATCTTCTTGCTGATACAGATTGCTGTCTCGTAAGTTTCCTTTTCCGCCCGCCCTTATTGTCCCTCGCCGGTGAATTTCACCTTAGGCGCTTCTTTCGCATCCTCGGTCGTTTCAAACAGCGTCGCCCGCTCAAAGCCAAACATTCCAGCAATGATGTTCGCCGGAAAGGTTCTTATCTTGATGTTTAAATCTCTTGCCGTTTCATTATATCTTCTGCGCGCCGTTGCAATTCTATTCTCCGTTCCGGCAAGTTCGTCTTGAAGCCGGATGAAGTTCTCATTGGCCTTCAAGTCGGGATACCGCTCTACGACGACCATCAACCGGGCCAAGGCTCCGGATAATTCTTGGTTGGCGTTTATCTTTTCCTCGACCGTTCCGGCGCCGGCCACCTTGCTCCGCGCCTCGGTCACCTTAACAAATACATCCTGCTCATGCTGCGCGTACCCTTTGACTGTTTCCACGAGGTTGGGAATCAAATCATAGCGGCGCTGGAACTGGTTCTCCACCTCGCTCCAGGCTGTTTTTGACGTTTCGTCCAACCCCACCAGTCCGTTGTATGTTGTTTTCACCCAGCCGCCGACAGAAAGACCCAAGACAATGAGTATTCCCAATATGACAAGCCCGATGATGGCTCCCCGTCCCATAGTATTCCTCCTGCGTTAAACGCTGCTCGTTCGCGCCGCTCTACCGGTCTCTTGCGGCACCGGCTAAGACAAGGCCTTTTCGTTTCTCAATCCGCCTTGGTCAACCCATGTTGCCAATCTCTCGATTTCATTAATATATCGCGACATCGCTTTGTGCATTGTTTCCGTTTGCGGCCGCCCCTGCTCTTTCTTTATCCTCCACAACTCCCGGAATAGGCCGGTATCAAGATTAAAAGTCTCATTCCCGGACTTCAACAAATCCTCCCCCCAGACCTTCCAGTCCCGACCCCTTAGATATAACAATCCTTGGAATATCGCCGTCATCGCAGGAAGGCTTTGGGAAACGAGGCCTCGCATAACATGCCGGGATCCCGCGCTGTCAACATAGGCTTCGCGCAATAAAAGAAGCTTGGACTTCAATTCCCGTTCACATTGAAGCCGCACATATTCGGATTGGAATTCAAGATCCGCCAGCGGATCCTCACCATACAAAAGGCGGTATGCCGCCATGATCGAAAGAAATTCTAATGGATAGGAATCCAGACTCCTGCGAATCACCTCACGGCGCATAAAAAGCGGTGTTGCTATGCGGATCCGCCGCCAACGCCGCGTTAGAGGCTGTACTTTGCGGAGTGTTTCGGGTTTCACGTCGTCTGACACGATGAGAAAGTTCAAGTCGGACCGGCTGGGACTGAAATCCGAACGGGCGGCGCTTCCATACAGCACCACCGATTCCAAACGGTCTCCCCATATTCCCTTCACGTCGTCTAGAAAGACCATGCAATTCGTGTTTGGATCCTTGCTGCGCATAAACATGTCGCATCCTCCGAATGCCGGTTTCAGCCTATTGCGCTCCTCGTTCCCTGGCATGTGTCCGATAGGCCGCCCATCCGTCAGTAACGCCCTCCGGCGCCGCCGCCACCAGACATCCCCCCTCCAAATCCGCCGAAGCCGCCGCCAAACCCCCCGAAACCTCCAGAGCCCCCCCGGCCTCGTCCGCCACCCCCCGCCATCCCCATGAGCAGAATCATCCCTAACATTGGATTTTTCCTGAAGATAGCCATATAAATAATGATAAATATAACAAGGGGCAGCCAGCCGCCCCGCTTGGATTTGCCGGGGCGTTGGGTGGATATCGGCTCGCCAGTGAGGGTTTTAATGTCGATGCCCTGTTCTTTGGCCACGATTTGGGCCATCGATGCCATCATGCCGAGATAGGCCTGGAATCGCTCCTCTGGAGATATTTGCCGCCGATCCCTGAAAGGCCTCGTGAAATAGTCATCCCGAAGCTGGCCGACGAGGCCATCGGGCAGAATCCCCTCCAGCCCATACCCCACCTCGACCCGCATTGACCGGTCGTTGATCGCATCCAAAAGGAGCGCCCCCCGGTTGTCAGTCCGGCCGATCTTCCAGGTTTCAAAAAGACGGACCGCAACATCATCGCGATTCTCTCCTTCGAGGCTTGGGATGATGACCAGGGCGAATTGGGCGCCGGTTTTCTGATCGAGTTGGCTCAGAAAACTTTCGAGGGTCTGCTTATCTTGCGTCCGCAGGACCCCGGCAAAGTCATTGACATACCCCGTCGGGCTCGGGATGGAGAGCCCCCCCAGATGGAATGCCTGCGCGTGGGCCGCGCCAAAGCCAACGCCGGCGGACAGGAACATCCCCACGACAAAGACTGTCGCAAGGCGGGCACCGAAATTTCGCTTATTAGTCCCCATGGCGTTCCATTCTACCGAACCTCTCCAGGCCATCCAAGTGATACGGCCTCATTCATGGGTCATATCGATAACGGCATCTTACACCCGTGTCCGGCCCCGGGACCCGCGGTGCTCATCTTGCCCATGTGCTCATCTTGCCCATTAGATCGAGTTGCGTCATTCTCTTATTGTGTCAGCCATAACATTAACATCCCTGGTCCAAACTCTTCGGGCTCGATTGGCGGCGCCGTTACCAGGAGCCGCCGGCCAAGCGTTGATGGCTCCTCGGCCTCGGCCGGGGTGGGCGGTGGATTGGGGGGAATCGCCTCATACAAGGACGGCGGCGACACTTGCCCTGTTCTATGAAAAGGAAAAGCGACTTCGTCTTCTCCTTACCATGCGAACGGAAACACTCGACTCCCACAGGGGGCAAATATCCCTTCCTGGAGGAGGCGTTGAGCCGGGGGAAACATTTTAACAGGCCGCCCTTCGAGAGGGGCAGGAAGAGGTCGCCATTGATCCCGCCTGCGTGTCGATTTTGGGACGGTTAACCCCCCTGCATGTCCCCGTCAGCGGCTTCTTGGTTCATCCCATCGTCGCCTTTTGCGAAAGGCCGCCTGAGCTCAAACTCAATCCCACCGAGGTCGACTGTATCTGTGAGGCGCCGCTGGATCACCTGCTTGAATCGTCATCCGTCGTGTGGCGATTAGAGCGCCGCAAAGGGTTGGAGCTTTTCATTCCCTATCTCACTTTCGAGGGATGGATGATCTGGGGCGCCACCGCAATGATGCTCTCGGAGCTCTTTACGATTTTGGGATGGCCGGGACCACCGAATCCGCCGCCTATTGAAAAACTCCTGCTGTACAGCGACACTGATGCCTTGCCGGAGGATAGGGGAACCGATTGAACGCCATTGACGATCTACCCAAACTCATCTTGGTCCTCGTTGTCGGCTTCGTCGCGGGGTTCATGAACTCATTGGCGGGGGGTGGATCGCTTCTGACCCTGCCGCTGCTCATTTTTCTCGGCATTCCCGCTCCGGTCGCCAACGGCACCAACCGCGTCGCCCTCCTCTTCCAAAACATTGTCGCCGTTTGGAAATATGCCAAGGGGGGCGTCCGTCATTTTCGCGCGGGCCTCTTGCTGGCGATTCCTGCCTTGGTCGCAGCCTCTGTTGGGGCGTCGATTGCAGTTGGTATCAGCGACGAAGTATTAAGACGGATTATCGGTGTCGTGCTGATTGTCGTGGGCTCTTTTGTTCTCCTCAGTCCTGATCGTTGGATCAAGGGATCAAAAAAGGCGCCCGGAAGAAAACCCTGGCTCCTTGGAATCGCCTTCATCCTCGTTGGTTTTTACGGCGGATTTATACAAGCCGGCATCGGGTTCTTTATTTTGGCGACGCTCGTGGTCTGGGGTGGATACGATCTGGTGCACGCCAACGCGATCAAGGTTCTCGTCATTTTGGTCTATACCGTTCCCGCCCTGATCATCTTCGCAAGAAATGGACAGGTTGACTGGGTGACGGGGCTCATCTTATCAGTCGGCAATATGTCCGGCGCGTGGCTCGGCACTCATTTAGGTTTGAGCAAGGGCGCGGGATGGATCCGGTCGGTTCTGCTCGTTGCCATCCTCATCGCCGCCGCTCGCCTGATTTTTGCGCCGTAAGCGCCGGCTCGTCATCGGCCTGTACATCGTTGCCGGTAACACCTTGTTTTTAAATCTGATACAAGTCCAGTTCGAAACCGTGCGCGATGCCCAGAATGTGATCGCCATGCGTCACTCGACTCTATTTGTGGTAAGGATTTTCTCCGATTTCGTGATCCGTCGTGTCATGAATAGCGCCTGCGGCGGGGACTGACTCGCGTATCCCCTTTTCAATCCCATTCTTCAGTGTCAGGCGGGCCATGGCGCACCCCTGACACCCCCCGCCCAGTTTTATAAAAATTTCATTCCCTTTAACATCAATCAGTTCCACGCTGCCACCATGCGCGGCCAGGGTAGGGTTAATTTCGCCCTCAAACAACTCCATCACCTTATGGCGGATCTCTTCTTCGGGCGGCATTCCCTCCAGAACGGTGGAGGAAACGAGCGTCTCATCTGATTGAACGGCCTCGCGGATTTTACCGCCAACCTGCATGGCCACCGGATACCAGTCGGATGTTCCTTCGGTTGTAATCGTGATCTTGTCATGGGCCACGAGGACCGCTTTGATCCCCTCGACCTCAAAGATTTTCTCGACCAAGGGGGAGCCCTGGGCCTTTGTATGATCGCTGAAGTAGAAAGAATGGTTCTCGAAAACCGGTTCTGTCGTCGTGAAGACACACGTCTCTTGGTCCAGCGGCTGGGCCATGATCTTATTCTCCTGCTTCATGGGTTTCCTCCTGTTGGATCTATGCGCCCCCCATTCGTTCCCCCGGTCAAAATAGGGCCAGGCGACGCGCCCACATCACTCTCTGTGGCCCTCCGCAAAGCGCCGGAGGAATTGATCCATGACATGCGACCAAGCAATGTTGAAGTAGTTCCACACGGCATCCCATTTCTCGCCCGTGTCAAAACCATAATGTGCGAGATTGACTCGGATGCGTCCATCTTGAAGCTGGCGGAAATTGAGAATGACCCGCGTGCGCCGCTCGCGGATCTCCGGATACTCTGGTGGGGCGTTCCAGCTGAAGGACAACATTTCCTTTGGAAGGAAACTCAACACCTGGCACCCTTCAGAGCCCCGAAGTCCTCCACGTTCCTCAGAATCGAAATAGATTTCGTAGGCTCCGCCAATCTTCATTTCGATCCTGGCATCGAATGCAAAAAAACTCTTCACCCCCTCAACTGTGGTCCACGCCCTCCAAACCTCATCGAGCGTCGCCTGCACATGAACTTCGTATCTGATGAGACGATCTGTCGGATTTTCAACATGCTGCGGCGGCGAGTCCTTCTGATGAAGTGAGGTATAGAAGGGGTGCAACTCTCCCTCAAAAACACCGGCCAATATCGCCGGATCCTGTCTCAAAATCCCGGCGGCGTCTTCGGGCGTAGCGGCATTGAATATGATGATCCCGTCGGGTCGGTCGAGATAGGGGCCGGCCAGCACCAGGATTCCAGAGTTAAATCGCTCCTTCCAGTATTCGTAATGCTCTGCGACCGTTGCCTTTTCGTCATTCGAGGCATCTTTCAGAAAGGTCGGACGAGTGGCCCTGAGGAGGATAACATATTCCTTCGTTTCCATGATGAGGGCCTCCTAGATTGGCCTCGGAAGATAAAGCAGATGGCGCCCTGGTTGCTGTAGCAGATGCCGAGATCGCCATTGTATACAGCCGCATGGCCATCGCGCGACTTTTGGTTCGCGCGCTCCATTCCCAGCCCTTGCCGATATAAGCTATTGTATAGGAAGAATGATCTCGGTTTTCAAGCCTTCCGGATCTGGTATTCCGCTTGGGTCGGACCAGTATACCTCCCAAGGGGCCTCTGCGGGTGACTGCCCTTCGCTCTTCAACCATTGCTCCAGCGCGGTGTAGGCATCGCGCAACCGATTGACGGAGCCGACATGCCACGTGACGGCAACTTTTCCGCCGGGTAGTTCCCCGAGATTAATTCGCCCTTCTTCTTTCACCGGGGATTCCACCGGAAAGCCCGCCTCAAGACCAACGCGATCTCGATCAAATTCCCGATACCATGTGAAGGGCGGACCCGCGGGATTTACACCTTGCTTCTGAAGGTACCTCCACACCTCCGGCAGAATTTCTTGCAGGGTTGGACCGATTTCTTCGGGTCGCGTTATCGCTCTGATGCTGACGACTTTCTGCGGTGCATGATTCTGGATTTCTATTTCGTAGGACATACTGCCTCCGTCGCTGTAGTCTTCCTCGTGTGGTCGGCATACCCGTTCACTGTCGAGAGACCCGACAATAACAATACTTTATCAATCAGACAACTCGATTCTCGATTTTTATATTAAAATTGTTCGTCTCGCTTCGAGTGTCTAGAATGCAACATGGTGTCACCAGATCGTTGCAGACCACAGGGCGCTTGCATTGGTTTGCTGCAGAGTGATGTTGGGTGTTACCAAGTCATCACCGGATTGCCCCCGGGGTGGCGGTGGGTTATCGTCGGAACATTGACTGGTTGTTAGTAAGTTAACCTTGGTTATCATCATTGGTCACCATCAGATGATGGCGCCATCGGAGCAATCATGCGTCCGGAAACAGCACTCCCTGGCGAATTATCGAGAGAAATAAGGGGCCTTCAATCCGTCGGCGCGATTACCGGAGCGGGCGTCTCCAAGGAATCGGGAATTCCCACGTACAGGGGTAAAGGCGGCCTCTACGACGACCCGGAAAAAGGGGATCAAACAGTCGATGCGCTCACCGCGACAACTTTGGCTGTTGATCCTGATCGTACATGGCGCGTCATCGCCGAACTCGCCCGTCAATCTCTTACGGCCAAGCCAAACGCCGCACACCATGCTCTAGTCAAAATAGAAAAGAATGTGACCCGGTTCATCCTGTTGACACAGAATGTAGACGGCCTTCACCAACTTGCGGGAACACGTAACATCATCGATATCCATGGCAACACTTTTGACACCGTCTGTCTCGGATGCGATACACGTGGCCATCTTGACCGCTCAACATTGACTTCAATAACCCGTACGCCCGTGTGCAATTCCTGCGGTGGTCATCTCAGGCCGGATGTCGTTCTGTTCGGCGAGATCCTTCCCCGGGACAAGGTGGAACAGATGCGGCAGAACTTCTATATCAACCCTCCGGATCTCCTTGTTATCGCGGGGACTTCTGCGCTCTTTCCATATATCCTCGAGCCGATTTTCATCGCTCGCGCAGCCGGCAAAATCACAGTAGAGATTAACCCCGAGCCGACGAAGTTGTCGGACCAGGTGGATTACTCTCTGCGAGGACCAGCCGGAGTCTACTTGCCGGCCCTGGCCGAGGCGTTGTTGAAATAGCACGGGATATCAACGCCTTCGGGGGTATGGCCGCTCTTAAACCTCAATAACCAGCTCGGGCTGAAACTCATCGACCGCCTCGTGGGGAACATAGCCCCTCGGGTTACACACAACCCGTGTGGGTCCAATCCGATAATCCGAAACCCCATGAAGGTGTCCATGAATCCACAGAGAGGCCCCGCTCTCTCGAACCATGTCATCCAGGTTTGATGCGTAGGCGGGATTACAATCGTCGTCGCCGTATTTCTTGGGGATCGACCGGCGGCTTGGCGCGTGATGGGTGACAATGACCAGCCGCTTCTTCGCGGCTCCGCCCGCCGCAACGCCATCCGTCGCGCCCCCGCCACGCTCATTT of Candidatus Eisenbacteria bacterium contains these proteins:
- a CDS encoding NifU family protein, producing the protein MKQENKIMAQPLDQETCVFTTTEPVFENHSFYFSDHTKAQGSPLVEKIFEVEGIKAVLVAHDKITITTEGTSDWYPVAMQVGGKIREAVQSDETLVSSTVLEGMPPEEEIRHKVMELFEGEINPTLAAHGGSVELIDVKGNEIFIKLGGGCQGCAMARLTLKNGIEKGIRESVPAAGAIHDTTDHEIGENPYHK
- a CDS encoding GyrI-like domain-containing protein, coding for MSYEIEIQNHAPQKVVSIRAITRPEEIGPTLQEILPEVWRYLQKQGVNPAGPPFTWYREFDRDRVGLEAGFPVESPVKEEGRINLGELPGGKVAVTWHVGSVNRLRDAYTALEQWLKSEGQSPAEAPWEVYWSDPSGIPDPEGLKTEIILPIQ
- a CDS encoding NAD-dependent protein deacylase: MRPETALPGELSREIRGLQSVGAITGAGVSKESGIPTYRGKGGLYDDPEKGDQTVDALTATTLAVDPDRTWRVIAELARQSLTAKPNAAHHALVKIEKNVTRFILLTQNVDGLHQLAGTRNIIDIHGNTFDTVCLGCDTRGHLDRSTLTSITRTPVCNSCGGHLRPDVVLFGEILPRDKVEQMRQNFYINPPDLLVIAGTSALFPYILEPIFIARAAGKITVEINPEPTKLSDQVDYSLRGPAGVYLPALAEALLK
- a CDS encoding sulfite exporter TauE/SafE family protein; amino-acid sequence: MNAIDDLPKLILVLVVGFVAGFMNSLAGGGSLLTLPLLIFLGIPAPVANGTNRVALLFQNIVAVWKYAKGGVRHFRAGLLLAIPALVAASVGASIAVGISDEVLRRIIGVVLIVVGSFVLLSPDRWIKGSKKAPGRKPWLLGIAFILVGFYGGFIQAGIGFFILATLVVWGGYDLVHANAIKVLVILVYTVPALIIFARNGQVDWVTGLILSVGNMSGAWLGTHLGLSKGAGWIRSVLLVAILIAAARLIFAP
- a CDS encoding SRPBCC domain-containing protein, translated to METKEYVILLRATRPTFLKDASNDEKATVAEHYEYWKERFNSGILVLAGPYLDRPDGIIIFNAATPEDAAGILRQDPAILAGVFEGELHPFYTSLHQKDSPPQHVENPTDRLIRYEVHVQATLDEVWRAWTTVEGVKSFFAFDARIEMKIGGAYEIYFDSEERGGLRGSEGCQVLSFLPKEMLSFSWNAPPEYPEIRERRTRVILNFRQLQDGRIRVNLAHYGFDTGEKWDAVWNYFNIAWSHVMDQFLRRFAEGHRE